The Muribaculum intestinale genome includes the window TGAAATCAAGGCGGCATCCAAGCTCCAGAAACCAACCACCCAGGAGGTGCGCCGCAGCGTTATGCGCCGTGCCGCCCGAAGCAATGAGAAAATCCTTCTGAACACACCGGAATGGCGTCAGGAGGCCCCATTCAACAATATGATTCCGGGCCGACCGCTGGTAGGCTGTGTAGGCACAGCTATGGCCACAATCATGAAATATCACAACTATCCCCAGCGCGGTACCGGCAGCTACAACGGTGTCAACTTCGATGTGGCCTACGACTGGGACAACATGCGCATGGACAATTACCGCTATGGTTACTCAGAAACCGAGGCCAACGCCGTGGCTACGCTCGTATACCATGCTGCGGCAAGTATCGGCACTCAGTTCGGTTACTCCGGTTCAAGTGCATATGAGGTAAAGGTGCCTGCCGCCCTTATCAACTATTTCGGCTACGACCCCGGAGTGTCATTCAAGAAACGCTCTGAGGCCGCGACTCAAGCCGAGTTCGACCGTCTCGTCGAAAACGACATAAAGGCCGGTCGCCCCGTGCTCTATTGCGGACAGGATGTGACTGCCGGCCATGCATTCGTGGTCGACGGATATGATCCCCTGACCAGCATGATTCATGTCAACTGGGGATGGGGCGGAGCCGACGGCAACAACAATGGAGGATGGTATGCAAGCACCGCCCTCAATCCTACCGTCAGCCAGCAACACAGCTTCAACAACCTGACTACCATTATATATAATATCAAGCCCGGCAACGGCAACAACAGCTCATGGTCGCCAATTCATATCACTGCCGACGGACGCCAGGTGGGTATGGGTTCCGACCTCAAAGGTGATCTCGCCGTAGGCACTTCCTTTACCGTAAGAGTCGGCAACCTGAAGAATGTCAGCTACAACGACTTCAGCGGAAAGATTGCAGTCGCCCTCTTTGACGCCCAGGGCACATTCAAGTCGCTGCTCAGCGCCATTGATGGATTCTCTCTGTCGGGCATGGCTATTTATCCCTACGGATATGCCGACTTCAAATGCCAGCTTCCCGCAGGAGTGGCTGTTGCCGACGGCGACATGATACGTATGGCCACAAGCGCCGACAACGGCACTACTTGGCTCCCTGTAGCCGGCGAGCTTGTCACCACCAACGAGATTCCCGCCAAAGGCGCCGCTCCACAGTATTTCGCCATCACACGTCCATCGTCGATTACAGGTGCTACATTCACCGGCGAAAATTCGGTAATCCGCGGATGGAACTATCATTTTACCGTAGTGCCCGAATTCCCCGAGCGCGATATGGTGACTGTAAAAGCCAACGGATATGTGGTTTCGCCCGGTGCCAACCACACATACACCATCGGCAATGTGGTTTCCGACCAGGAGATTACAGTCTACGTCCAGAATGCAGCCGATGTAAAAGAGAAGCGTAGCCTCTGGGTTGAGGCCGGTTCGCTTGAATCGCTGCTCCCGGGCGGCGACGCCACTGCGCTGAAAGAACTCACTCTGTTCGGCACGATGGACTCCCGCGACTTTGCCTTCATCAAGGGCAACATGAAGAGCCTTACCCGACTCGACATTTCGTCGGTACGCATCCTTGCCAACGGCTCAGACCCCGCCAATGCAGTGCCCCGCGATGCTTTCCGCAATCTGTGGAAACTCAAGGAGGTTGTGCTCCCCAACAGTGTAAACCGTCTGTGCAACGGCGCATTCCGCTCCTGCGGCATCTCCAAGATGGTAATCCCTGCCGGCGTCAGGACCATTGACTACAATGTATTCAATGCTTCGTCGGGTCTTCTCGATATATGGGTGAGCAATTCGAATCCCGTCTATATCAACTGGTGTGTGCTCCATGCCACTCCTACCAGCCGCATGACTCTCCACTGTCCCAGCGAGGCTGCCGTCAACAACTACAAGGCCAAGGAATACTGGAAGGACATCGCCAATATCGTCGTTGACCCGATCGTGTCTACTTCCGACTGTTCGTTTGCCGTGATGGAAGACGATGACGTAAAATATGTGTGCGACATCAAGCCCGGCTCATACGAGAAAGGCAAGAAGATTGTATTCTCGGCCGAGCATATCGCCGACAACGACAACCGCATGGATGTCTATGCCAACTCTACTCTGCTCAAGCCCGACGCACAGGGCAACTATTCTACCGTGCTCAACGGCAACACCATCATACACTTCGATCTCGTAGAACCCACACCTGTCAGCACCTACGAATCGCCCTGGACCATCACCGACGACGGCGGTACTGTCGGTATGTTTACCGATGCCGTCAATGTGCTCCCCGGCGTGCCCTTCTCTATCCGTATCAACTCGTTCTCAGTTACCGACAATGCATTTTGGGCTGTGGTACTCACTACCGACGATGGTCGCATCAAAGAGTTCATTTCACCCATTGGCAACTGGTCGGCAGGCCCAGGCAAGGGTCTGAAGATGAATGTAAACTGCTGTGTCAACGACGCTACTGTGCGCGAAGGCAATCTCATCCGTCTGGCCACATCCTTCAACAAGAGGACTTGGGCTCTTGTCAACGGCAAGAACGATAATGTAATAGCTTCTCTACCCGCTCTCAACAACCAGACTCCCGTCTACAACTTTACATTTTCTGAGGGACTCGAGTCGAAGGCCAATATGTCGGGGGTCGTGTCGACCGCTGTCCATGGCCGCGACCTCACCTTCAAGATTACACCCAAGCAGGCATCGCATATGATTGATGCTGTTGTCAATGGTGATACCATCATAAAGGCTGGCAAGGCATTTACATATTCGTTCATTGCCAAGCAAGATATTGATTTCGATATAAATATATATCCTCCTGTTACATATACTGAGGCTACAATTGTACTTAAGGATGGCGAACATCTGTATTTATCTGGTGATGAAGGTATCGATAACTGGGGGGTTCTCAACCATCAGATGGCCGAGAAATATAAGAATATCAAGAAACTCAAGATTGTAGGAAAACTTGATTATTATGACTTTAATTTCTTCCGTGAGAATTATTGGATTGCTGCAAACATCCGCTATCTTGACCTCTCTGAGGCTACATTCGTGCGTGACCGCGACAAGGATGCAAAGAATGGTCTTGACAATGTTTTCCCGAGGAATGCTTTTAAAAATGACGCTCTCGGAGGATGCTATATCGAAGAGATTGTACTCCCCTCTTCTCTGACTCAGTTTGACGACCTTTGTTTCAACGGGTGCAGCCGACTCAGAGAAATCAGATTGCCCTCCAATCTTCGCAACTGGACTACAGGTCCCACTCCATATGTAGGAGCGGTGAAAAATCTGACCCGCGGTGGTCTTAATGATGATGTATTCAAAGGCTGTACATCGCTTGAGACTATATATCTGCCTTGCGTCCCCGGAGTGGGCGGTAAGGTTGGCCATTGGTATTATTCTAATTATCATGCACTGAAAACAGGCCTTCCCGACAATACAAAGGTGACTGTAGTGGTTCCAGCCGAGCATCTTACCGCATATAAGACTCCTCGTGTTGATGATGGAGACTTTGAGAATCAATGGTCTAACGGTTGGGAAGCAGGCGGATTCAATCTTGTAGGTGAATATCCCGTGTATGCTCTCGATTTCGATCCCTCGCGGTGCTTTATCGCAGAAGCCGGTGTCGATGTGTCCAAAATCGCATCTTTCCTTAAAGACAATGTCAAGCTCGAGCAGATGGATTGCAAGCTCTATGTAGCGACCGGAAGCAATGAGAGTGCAAATCGTCCTGAAGGTGTTGATGCTTACGATGCATCACGGAAGTACAAGGTTTACGACAACGGCAAGCTGCTCGACGCCGACAAGATCGGTGCCGACGGATCGATAAGCATTACCTATTACAACCCCAACAAGCATGCCGACAAGAGCGGCAACCACGCTGTCGAGGTTGCATACCTCTACGATGTAACATTCAACTGTGCTTCTGCCAACCTCCTGGTTGCCGTCGACAATATCCGTAACAATGAAGAGAGTGCCGGCGATGAGGCTACGGAGTTTGAGACATTCAACTACTACAACGCTCTCGCTCCTGTACTCGAAAACGTAAAAGAGAACAGCTCCGTACGCTTCAAGGTTTCTCTTACCGAGAATAATCCCAAGATTGCTATTTCAGTCAAGAATGGCGAGAATGTGGTTTCTCCCGACGAGGAAGGCTACTATACCGTAGATGTCACTGACAGCAATGTGGCTGTAAGCATCTCGGCAGTGCCTGTCAACGGCGCTACACTTACCTCTGCCGATATCGATGCAATCACTCCTGCCGATGCAGTCGATGTAACCTCTATAGCTCTTGCCGGTGATATCGAGGCCGACAAGGTGAAGGATGTTATCGACCAGCTGCCCTCTATCCAGGAACTTGACCTCTCTGAGCTCACCACCGCTCTCCCCGCCGAGGCTATGGCCGGCAAAGAGACTCTCGTTACGGTATCGCTCCCTGCAGCCGACCATATCGAGGACGGTACATTCAGCGGCTGTACCAACCTTACCGGTGTCGAGGTACCCTCATGCGTTTCATCTATAGGTGCCAATGCATTCAGCGGATGTAGCTCGCTCCAGACAATCAACTTTACCGATGTCAAGTCGATAGGCGCGAATGCCTTCAACGGCTGTACCGGTCTTACAAGCGTGATTTTCACAGCTCCCGGTTCCGAGACTACCGTGGCCCGTGTGCGTAGCGTATCGCGCAGTGCGCGTGCCGAGGGATATTCTGCCGATGCGTTTGCCGGCATCAACCCCAACTGTATCGTATACCTCGATGAGAATGTGGCCGTGCCCGACGCCCCTGCCAACTATGTACGTGTCCGCAAGGATGACACCGTCGAAGGTGGCCGCGTATACGAGGCTCTCGGAAGCATCTCTATCGATCCGATGTACGACTTCCGCGCTCTCAACACATTCAATGTGACCGAGGGTAATACCATCAGCATGGAAATGCCTCTCGATGTATCCTATGGAGCAAGCAACTGGAACTCGTTCGTGATTCCGTTCGTTCCCGCCAAGGTTACCAACGTGGCCGGCGATGAGATTTCCGCCTATACCGGCAGCGACGACGAGGTAGGTGCCAACGGTTCTTATATGGTTGCCTCGCTCTCTGATGAGACAGCCGAAGGACTCAGCCTCATGGCGGGTATTCAGGCCAATGTACCCTACGTGGCCGGTCTGTGTGCCGAAACCGAGCCAGGTGTGGTACGCTTCGAGTCTGGTGCCTGCGAAGTGGCCAATACTCCCGATAATATCAGCGTAAACGGAGCACACTACACTCTGTCGGCTACATTTGCCAAGAGCGAACTCCCCACGGCTACCACCTATATGCTTACCGACGACGGCTCTGCTTTCGCCACCTCGGACGATTATGCAGAGACCGTGACTGCCGCTCCCTTCTCGGTATATGCAGTGGCTCCTTCGGGCGACCGCTTTGACATCAATATCGAGGAAGCTCCGGGCGTTCCTACCGGCATCGACGGCGTGTATGCCGAGAGTGGTCTGCGTATAGCCGCTGAAAATGGCGTCCTCGTCATCTACTCCGACACCGAGGGTCTCAGCATCGACCTGTATAGTGTCAACGGTATGCGCCTCAGAGAGATTCGCCTCTCCGCAGGTCGCAACGAGGTAAGTGGTCTGCTCCAGGGCGTATACGTAATCTCCGGACAGAAGGTTGTGCTGTAACCCCGCAGACGATAAACACACACTTTATATAGCAATAGTATCGAGGCCCCGCCATGAAGCGGGGCCTCGATCTGTTTATGCGCTTATGTTGGGGTAGCTTGTCGGGATTATTTGGTGAGGGTGATTATGTAGGCCGAGTCGTCGTCGCGGGTGTATGACACGGTCATGCCGGCCTTTGTTAGGCGCGATGCCAGTTCCTCGGCGGAGTCAAGGAAATGGGGCTCTCCCTTTTTACCCATATCGGCGTGAAGCGAGTTTATCTCCTCTTTGGAGCAGGGAAATCCTATCACAAGATGTCCGCCCGGCATCAGATGGTCATCATACATGCGTTTTACGGTGGCTACAGGGTCGTCAAACGACGGCAGCATACAGAACACCACAATCGCGTCGTAGGCGCCGAATATGGCATCGTGTTCCACATCACCGAGTATGAATCGGGCCTTGGCGCTACTGCCGTAGGCCGCGGCAGCCTGTTCGAGCAGCCCGCATGACAGGTCGTAGGCATCGACCCATCCTGAGCCTGTGAGCCTTTTGAATAGGTATGGAAGCAACTGTCCGGTACCGGCTGTGGCATCGAGCACTATGTTGTCGGGTTTTAGTTCGAGTCGGGCTACAATCAGACTGATAGCCTGTGGATTGTTCTCGACTGTCTCGTCGCGTTTGCGCAAAAGGAGATTGTGGAATTCAGGGTCAAACATACGGCAGGAAAGATTATAATAGTATGTTTATTCTTAACCTCCGTATGTCGCTGTTTGTTCAATCCTTTGTACCATAGGCGAAATCGCCGGCGTAGGCCTGTGCCACAACAACAGAAGTGCACCCCGAAGGTTATATTACCTTCGGGGTGCACTTCTGTTGTTGTGATACGTCATTCTTACGGTATGGATATCATTACGAGAATCCATATAATCAGCATCATGCCTGCAAAATAGATGCCATAAAGGCTCTTTTTTATAGCATCGATATACGACCGTTTTTTGTCATCGCCGTTTCGGTAGCAATATATTTGGCTGAAGCATAATATTATAGACAGTATGAAGCATATGCCTACAATCTCTGTAGCATACTCCGACTTGGTAAGTATGGGTATTTGAGAGAAAATGAATATACATGTCCTAATCGTTTGCCGCTTATCGGAAATTCTTGATAATTGTGTGTGAACAGATGTCTTTGTTTGCATAGTTGTGATTTTATCTGTTTTCGGGACACATTTGTTTGTTCAGTCTTTTGTACCGTAGGCGAGATCGCCTGCGTCGCCGAGGCCCGGCACGATATAGCTGTGGGGATTGATTTCAGGGTCGATGGCTCCTACCCACAGAGTGGTATGTTCGGCCGGGAAATGCTCCTTGACATAGTCTACCGCATCCTGTGAGGCGATTACCGACGCGATGTGTACGTGGGCCGGAGTGCCTTTGGTGAGCAGCGCATGATAGCTCAGTTCCATCGATTTTCCGGTGGCCAGCATGGGGTCGACCAGAATCAGAGTCTTCCCGTCGAGGCGCGGCGATGCGAGGTATTCGATAAATACATCGAAGTTTTCTTTCTCACGGTATTTCCTGTAGGCCGACACAAATGCGTTTTCAGCAGTGTCGAGGATGTTGAGGAATCCCTGATGGAATGGAATGCCCGCACGGAATATTGTGGCGAGTACTACCTGGGTGTCGATTACGTCGCATTTGCATGGCGCAAGCGGGGTGTCGACCGTCTCCTTGCGGTAGCGGAGTGTGCGGCTTATCTCGAAGGCCATTATTTCGCCTATGCGTTCGAGATTGCGGCGGAAGCGGAGCATGTCGCTCTGGATGTTGACATTGCGCAGCTCCATCATGTATTGGCTGATTACCGAGGGGTATTCGGCGAAGTTTACTATTTTCATCTGTTATAGGGTATTTGATAAGGTGGAGAAATAATAGGTCAGTTGGAGTCGCGGCTGATTTTTTCGGCCAGGAGGGCCTTGAATTCTGTGCCCGGAGCTACATGTATATATTGGAATCCGAGCTCGCCGGCACTCTTGCAGTTGGCCAGTGAGTCGTCAAAGAATATTGTCTCCTCAGGCAGTATTGCGTAGTCGTCGGCTACCTTGCGGAATATCTCGGGTGCCGGCTTCATCGCTTTAGCCTCGAATGAGGTGGTGATTCCGTCGAAGTAATCATTTACGGTAAGGCCTTCGGCTGTAAAAGACTCGGCGATTTTAGAGTTCCACATCACGGAGTTGGTGTTGCTGAGCAGATACAGACGATAATGCTTGTGGAGTTCTCTCAGTGCCTCCAGACGGTGGATGGGGATGCCGATGAGGAAGCTGTTGAAAGCCTCGTCAATCTGTGCGTCCGTTACTTCATGTGGGATGTTGCGGCGCACTTCTTCGCGCCATTCTGCGGGTGAGATAAGTCCCTCTTCGAGCTGACCGAACGCGCCTTTCTGGCCATAGTCGCCGAGGAAATCGCCGATATTGTCCATGCCAAGCTGCCGGAAAGCGTTCACGCAGCGTTCGCGTTCGATATCCATTATCACTCCGCCAAGGTCAAAGAGAAGGTTTCGTATCATAATCTGTCGGTTGGGGTAGGGGTTACTGGTTGTTGAGCGAGAGGAGAGTATCTATGGTCTTTCTGTCGTTGGACAGGCGGGGTATCTTTCTCTGGCCTCCGAGTTTGCCTGTAATTGCGAGCCATCGGTCGAACACTCCGTGACGTCCCGTAATAATTTCCGGAGGGTCGAGGAAGAGGTTTCCCGCACGTTTTGCCTGATAGTCGGAGTTTTCGGCCTGAAGTGCTTTGTCGAGAGCCTCGGCGAATTCCGCGGTGGAACGCGGCGGGGTGGCAAACTCGATGAGCCACTGGTGGCGTCCGCGCGAACGGTCGCCTGCATATACCGGGGCTGCGGTATAGTTGGACACGGCACATCCGAGTTTCGCGCATGTGGATGATATTGCTGCTTCGGCATTGTACACCATCAGCTCCTCGCCGAATGCGTTGATGAAACTCCGAGTACGGCCTGCTATGGTGATGTTGAGCGGATAGCGGCTCTCGATTCGCACTGTATCGCCTATGGCGTATCGCCACAGTCCGTTGCACGATGTGATTGCGAGCGCATATGTCTTTCCCTCCTCGACAGTCCATGCCGTGGCGGCATCGGGAAATTTCTCTCCGGTCTGGTCAAGCGGTATGAATTCGAAGAACACGCCTATGTCGAGCAGCATCGACATCATGTGGCGCAACGGGTCGGTCTGTACGGCGAAGAAGCCTTCTGAGGCATTATATGTCTCAAGATAATGCATCTTCGTTGTGTCGGTGATATGCTCATACTGCCGCCGGTAAGGCTTGAAGGATATGCCTCCGTGGAAGAATACCTCGAGGTTGGGCCATACCTGATGGATAGACTCGGCGCCGCTCTGTTTCATCACCTCTTTTATCACCGTCAGGAACCATGACGGCACTCCGGATATGTTGGTGACATCGCATTTCGATGCAGCCTCTACCAGCCGTGGTAGTTTTTGTGTCCAGTCGGCCATCAGAGCTATATCCTTTGAGGGTATGCGCACCATGTTGGCCAGCGGGTTTATATTGTTGATGAGGTTGGCCGACAGGTCGCCGACCTTTATTCCCGGCTTCAGGGACAGCTCGTTGGCAAAGCTGCCTCCGAGTATAAATGCTTTTCCTGAGAATATCCGGCTGTCGGGGTTGGATGCGAGATAATGGGCCACTACGTCGAATCCGCCCTGATAGTGGTTGCGCTTGAAGCCGTCGGGAGTGATGGGTATATACTTGCTTTTCCCGTCGGATGTGCCCGATGATTGAGCGAAGTTGCGTACTGCGCCAGGCCACAGGATGTCGCGCTCTCCGGCAATCATGCGCTCTACGAGCGGTCGCAGCGATGTATAGTCGCTTACCGGCACTCTGGCGGCAAAGTCATTGTAGCTTGTGATGGATTCGAATCCATAGGTCTCGCCGATATATGTCGACCGGGCTTTTCTCACAAGTTTCATCAACTCGGCGGTCTGCACCCTCTCGGGCACCACAGAATTGCGGCGCCATGCGTTAGCCCGGCGCATGAATATCGGACGGAGTATTCTGGTAAGGTGCATTGTCGCGAGTTTTGTTAATATAACAACAAAGTTAGTGGAATTTTGTTAAATCTATACAGACTCTTCCGGCAATTCGCATTCCGTGTGCTTCGGGCGATTGCCTTACTTTCTCGACAAACAAATATTTATGATTTATGATACAGCGACTCTACCCGTATAAGCATCTGCTTATGAGCCTTATGTTTGTAATTGTGGCTCTGTGTGCCACCTCGTGCGACGAGGATGACGACAATTACTACGACTCTTATAGCTCGCCTTTGATAGGTGAGTGGTACAGTCCGGAGACCGACACCTATTTTGATTTTGACGGTGATGGCGACGGAGTGTACGAGGATGCGTATGGCGATGAATACGATTTTACCTGGAGCGCGGGCAGCGGATGGCTTAATGTGTATTTCTACGATGGTACGGTATGGAATTTCAGCTGGTCGTTTGCACCTAACGGATGTCTGCAACTGTATAATACCGGCACCGGGTATACGACGGTATATTGGCGCCAGTAGTCCATACCACCGGGAGGACGTATACAGAATCAGCGGCTTCGTCGCGGTATACATATGCCGGAGCGAAGCCGCTGATTCTGTATACGTCCTATGCTTTCCCGACTCTATCGGGTGTGGGGCGGCGGGGTGATATCAGTCGCGGGCGTCATCGTCGATAGAGAAGTCCTCCTCGGGGAAATCATCAAGGTCAAGGTCGGCCTGACGTCCCTCTTCGGTGGATTCTTCATCGTTGTTTTCATCAATGTCATCGTCATCGTCATCTTTCTTTTTAAGCGAGAGCTTAGACTTTTTGGGTGCTCCTGCTTCGGGATTCCCTTTGATGGCCTCGGTAATCTTTTGCTCGAGCTCTTCAAACAATTCGGGATTGTCGGCGAGCACTTGTTTTACAGCATCGCGTCCCTGGGCGAGTTTATCGCCGTTGTAGCTGAACCATGAGCCGCTCTTCTTTATGATATCGTATTCGACGCCAAGGTCAACGATTTCTCCGGTGCGCGAGATGCCTTCTCCGAACATGATGTCGAATTCGGCGCGCTTGAATGGAGGAGCTACCTTGTTTTTTGCAATTTTAATCTTGGCATGTCGTCCGATGGGCTGTTCCTTTTTGTCCTTGAGTGTAGAGGACGGACGTATATCTATACGCACGGACGCGTAGAACTTGAGGGCGTTGCCACCGGTGGTGGTTTCGGCGGGGCCGAATCCCATGCCGCCGATTGCGGCACGCAGCTGGTTGATGAATATGCAGCATGTGTTGGTGCGTGCGATGGCTCCCGTGAGTTTGCGCATGGCCTGTGACATGAGTCGTGCCTGTAGGCCTACGTTGCGGTCGCCCATATCGCCTTCGATTTCGGCTTTCGGTGTAAGCGCGGCTACCGAGTCGACTACGATTATGTCGATTGCCGATGAGCGGATCAGCTGCTCTACGATTTCAAGAGCCTGCTCGCCGGTGTCGGGCTGCGATATCAGGAGATTGTCTACATCTACTCCGAGTTTGGCCGCATAGAAGCGGTCGAATGCATGCTCGGCGTCAATCAGGGCTGCTATGCCTCCTTTTTTCTGCGCCTCGGCTATGGCGTGGAGGGCAAGAGTTGTCTTGCCGGATGATTCCGGACCGTAGATTTCGGTAATACGTCCGCGTGGAAATCCGCCTACACCCAGAGCGAAGTTGAGGCTTATGGAGCCGGAGGGTATTACATCGACGTCGGTGATGTTGTCATCGCCGAGTTTCATTATGGCTCCGCGGCCATATGTTTTTTCTATACGCTCCATGGCGGCTGTCAGCGCGCTGAGCTTCGCCTGCTTTGGGTCGGCTGTCGGTTCGCCTTTCTTTTTAGCGGCGGTTTTCTTGGTTTTGTCGGTTGGTGCCATAAGTATGATGTTTTATATTGATTTCTGATGATAATGCAAAGATAAGGAATGATGTGTGCAAAAACATGGCACAGTAAAGTTAAATAAACATAATGCAGGCATCATAGCGGGATGGCGTACTCGCGTTTGATTTCCGACATTACAAATGTTGACTCTATGGCACCGATGAAGTCGAATGCGCCGAGTTTGTTGAGCACAAAGTCGCGGTAGTCGGCCATCGACGGGGCGTATATCTTGAGCAGATAGTCGAAGGCTCCGCTTACGTTGTAGCATTCTGTGACCTCCGGGAGCGACTTTACAAGGCTTACGAATCCCGACGCTATGTCGCGGTTGATATGTCGCAGTTTTACCTGGCAGAATACCACAAACCCACGTCCGAGTTTGTCGGCGTCAAGCACAGCGACATATCTGCTGATATATCCCTGGGCTTCCAGTCGCTTCAGGCGCTCGAACACAGGAGTAGGGGAGCGGT containing:
- a CDS encoding C10 family peptidase, coding for MFQQFSKRLIFTLLAGTAASMAYAGTVSADNARQLAADFFAASGQENLASESALELVYTCGDAAKPLYYVFNARQGQGFVIVSADDCTTPVLGYSLENNYNVASVPPAMKWMMGGLENEIKAASKLQKPTTQEVRRSVMRRAARSNEKILLNTPEWRQEAPFNNMIPGRPLVGCVGTAMATIMKYHNYPQRGTGSYNGVNFDVAYDWDNMRMDNYRYGYSETEANAVATLVYHAAASIGTQFGYSGSSAYEVKVPAALINYFGYDPGVSFKKRSEAATQAEFDRLVENDIKAGRPVLYCGQDVTAGHAFVVDGYDPLTSMIHVNWGWGGADGNNNGGWYASTALNPTVSQQHSFNNLTTIIYNIKPGNGNNSSWSPIHITADGRQVGMGSDLKGDLAVGTSFTVRVGNLKNVSYNDFSGKIAVALFDAQGTFKSLLSAIDGFSLSGMAIYPYGYADFKCQLPAGVAVADGDMIRMATSADNGTTWLPVAGELVTTNEIPAKGAAPQYFAITRPSSITGATFTGENSVIRGWNYHFTVVPEFPERDMVTVKANGYVVSPGANHTYTIGNVVSDQEITVYVQNAADVKEKRSLWVEAGSLESLLPGGDATALKELTLFGTMDSRDFAFIKGNMKSLTRLDISSVRILANGSDPANAVPRDAFRNLWKLKEVVLPNSVNRLCNGAFRSCGISKMVIPAGVRTIDYNVFNASSGLLDIWVSNSNPVYINWCVLHATPTSRMTLHCPSEAAVNNYKAKEYWKDIANIVVDPIVSTSDCSFAVMEDDDVKYVCDIKPGSYEKGKKIVFSAEHIADNDNRMDVYANSTLLKPDAQGNYSTVLNGNTIIHFDLVEPTPVSTYESPWTITDDGGTVGMFTDAVNVLPGVPFSIRINSFSVTDNAFWAVVLTTDDGRIKEFISPIGNWSAGPGKGLKMNVNCCVNDATVREGNLIRLATSFNKRTWALVNGKNDNVIASLPALNNQTPVYNFTFSEGLESKANMSGVVSTAVHGRDLTFKITPKQASHMIDAVVNGDTIIKAGKAFTYSFIAKQDIDFDINIYPPVTYTEATIVLKDGEHLYLSGDEGIDNWGVLNHQMAEKYKNIKKLKIVGKLDYYDFNFFRENYWIAANIRYLDLSEATFVRDRDKDAKNGLDNVFPRNAFKNDALGGCYIEEIVLPSSLTQFDDLCFNGCSRLREIRLPSNLRNWTTGPTPYVGAVKNLTRGGLNDDVFKGCTSLETIYLPCVPGVGGKVGHWYYSNYHALKTGLPDNTKVTVVVPAEHLTAYKTPRVDDGDFENQWSNGWEAGGFNLVGEYPVYALDFDPSRCFIAEAGVDVSKIASFLKDNVKLEQMDCKLYVATGSNESANRPEGVDAYDASRKYKVYDNGKLLDADKIGADGSISITYYNPNKHADKSGNHAVEVAYLYDVTFNCASANLLVAVDNIRNNEESAGDEATEFETFNYYNALAPVLENVKENSSVRFKVSLTENNPKIAISVKNGENVVSPDEEGYYTVDVTDSNVAVSISAVPVNGATLTSADIDAITPADAVDVTSIALAGDIEADKVKDVIDQLPSIQELDLSELTTALPAEAMAGKETLVTVSLPAADHIEDGTFSGCTNLTGVEVPSCVSSIGANAFSGCSSLQTINFTDVKSIGANAFNGCTGLTSVIFTAPGSETTVARVRSVSRSARAEGYSADAFAGINPNCIVYLDENVAVPDAPANYVRVRKDDTVEGGRVYEALGSISIDPMYDFRALNTFNVTEGNTISMEMPLDVSYGASNWNSFVIPFVPAKVTNVAGDEISAYTGSDDEVGANGSYMVASLSDETAEGLSLMAGIQANVPYVAGLCAETEPGVVRFESGACEVANTPDNISVNGAHYTLSATFAKSELPTATTYMLTDDGSAFATSDDYAETVTAAPFSVYAVAPSGDRFDINIEEAPGVPTGIDGVYAESGLRIAAENGVLVIYSDTEGLSIDLYSVNGMRLREIRLSAGRNEVSGLLQGVYVISGQKVVL
- a CDS encoding GH3 auxin-responsive promoter family protein translates to MHLTRILRPIFMRRANAWRRNSVVPERVQTAELMKLVRKARSTYIGETYGFESITSYNDFAARVPVSDYTSLRPLVERMIAGERDILWPGAVRNFAQSSGTSDGKSKYIPITPDGFKRNHYQGGFDVVAHYLASNPDSRIFSGKAFILGGSFANELSLKPGIKVGDLSANLINNINPLANMVRIPSKDIALMADWTQKLPRLVEAASKCDVTNISGVPSWFLTVIKEVMKQSGAESIHQVWPNLEVFFHGGISFKPYRRQYEHITDTTKMHYLETYNASEGFFAVQTDPLRHMMSMLLDIGVFFEFIPLDQTGEKFPDAATAWTVEEGKTYALAITSCNGLWRYAIGDTVRIESRYPLNITIAGRTRSFINAFGEELMVYNAEAAISSTCAKLGCAVSNYTAAPVYAGDRSRGRHQWLIEFATPPRSTAEFAEALDKALQAENSDYQAKRAGNLFLDPPEIITGRHGVFDRWLAITGKLGGQRKIPRLSNDRKTIDTLLSLNNQ
- a CDS encoding HAD family hydrolase, whose product is MIRNLLFDLGGVIMDIERERCVNAFRQLGMDNIGDFLGDYGQKGAFGQLEEGLISPAEWREEVRRNIPHEVTDAQIDEAFNSFLIGIPIHRLEALRELHKHYRLYLLSNTNSVMWNSKIAESFTAEGLTVNDYFDGITTSFEAKAMKPAPEIFRKVADDYAILPEETIFFDDSLANCKSAGELGFQYIHVAPGTEFKALLAEKISRDSN
- a CDS encoding class I SAM-dependent methyltransferase; the encoded protein is MFDPEFHNLLLRKRDETVENNPQAISLIVARLELKPDNIVLDATAGTGQLLPYLFKRLTGSGWVDAYDLSCGLLEQAAAAYGSSAKARFILGDVEHDAIFGAYDAIVVFCMLPSFDDPVATVKRMYDDHLMPGGHLVIGFPCSKEEINSLHADMGKKGEPHFLDSAEELASRLTKAGMTVSYTRDDDSAYIITLTK
- the recA gene encoding recombinase RecA, with translation MAPTDKTKKTAAKKKGEPTADPKQAKLSALTAAMERIEKTYGRGAIMKLGDDNITDVDVIPSGSISLNFALGVGGFPRGRITEIYGPESSGKTTLALHAIAEAQKKGGIAALIDAEHAFDRFYAAKLGVDVDNLLISQPDTGEQALEIVEQLIRSSAIDIIVVDSVAALTPKAEIEGDMGDRNVGLQARLMSQAMRKLTGAIARTNTCCIFINQLRAAIGGMGFGPAETTTGGNALKFYASVRIDIRPSSTLKDKKEQPIGRHAKIKIAKNKVAPPFKRAEFDIMFGEGISRTGEIVDLGVEYDIIKKSGSWFSYNGDKLAQGRDAVKQVLADNPELFEELEQKITEAIKGNPEAGAPKKSKLSLKKKDDDDDDIDENNDEESTEEGRQADLDLDDFPEEDFSIDDDARD
- the upp gene encoding uracil phosphoribosyltransferase — encoded protein: MKIVNFAEYPSVISQYMMELRNVNIQSDMLRFRRNLERIGEIMAFEISRTLRYRKETVDTPLAPCKCDVIDTQVVLATIFRAGIPFHQGFLNILDTAENAFVSAYRKYREKENFDVFIEYLASPRLDGKTLILVDPMLATGKSMELSYHALLTKGTPAHVHIASVIASQDAVDYVKEHFPAEHTTLWVGAIDPEINPHSYIVPGLGDAGDLAYGTKD